One Candidatus Bathyanammoxibius amoris DNA segment encodes these proteins:
- a CDS encoding ABC transporter ATP-binding protein/permease: MPHISYKIMGLECLRLFSFIKPYWKTAVVALAFMVLYTIAAGAQLALIKPVLDKFSEKETRVVSPVAEGTQTGAQNSAVWSLEKDLKKGLQDVTQVKELRAWVRTMTSSFVNIGILAIILAPIIFLSNYFQNYLKHFVIWRVYVDISNRMCERLLSQSLSFFDNRKSGELLSRVVNDLQVTQQGLIVLFGDVVLQPMRFLCGLGLALYFSWKLFLLAIIALPFFLLPILIFGKKVRKHGEATLVRMAQLTEALREMLAGVRIVKSYKMEREESREFQRINDEFFRNRMRVSKAAILNESTNQAMYAVGLGMMVIIGGYVMTAGGVGLGELGGFIAASTLTFKSTKLLSRSYSRLQESLAGAGRVFELLDHEPQIKDHPQAVPLNGVEKEIAFKNVDFAYDDIKVLSNINLTVKKGQAVAIAGESGSGKSTFLNLIPRFYESSRGTVEIDGQDVRFLRSDSLLNNIAIVTQQTFLFNRSVADNIRYGKRNASMAEVEAAARAAYIHDFISMLPKGYDTEVGELGVRMSGGQRQRIAIARAILKNAPILILDEATSALDSESEKIVQDALGNLMKGKTTFVVAHRLSTVRNCDKIVVLNEGRVVEMGTHDELVQKRGEYWRLYQMQIEGYVTPDGKG; this comes from the coding sequence ATGCCGCACATATCATACAAAATCATGGGCTTGGAGTGTTTGAGGCTCTTCTCCTTTATAAAGCCCTACTGGAAGACGGCCGTGGTCGCCCTTGCGTTTATGGTGCTTTATACGATTGCTGCCGGGGCACAGCTGGCGCTCATAAAACCGGTCCTTGACAAGTTTTCGGAGAAAGAGACACGTGTCGTCTCGCCCGTGGCAGAAGGCACACAAACCGGGGCGCAGAATAGCGCTGTCTGGAGCTTGGAGAAAGACCTTAAAAAAGGCCTTCAGGACGTTACTCAGGTAAAGGAGCTCAGGGCCTGGGTTAGGACGATGACCAGCTCCTTCGTAAATATCGGCATACTGGCCATTATCCTGGCACCCATAATCTTCCTGTCCAATTACTTCCAAAACTATTTGAAACATTTCGTGATATGGAGGGTGTATGTCGACATAAGCAACCGTATGTGTGAGAGACTGCTTTCTCAATCGCTAAGTTTCTTTGACAACAGAAAAAGCGGTGAACTTCTCTCCAGGGTGGTAAACGACCTCCAGGTGACACAGCAGGGCCTCATAGTGCTTTTTGGCGACGTTGTGCTCCAACCTATGCGTTTTCTCTGCGGTCTCGGACTGGCTTTATACTTTAGCTGGAAATTGTTCCTGCTGGCCATTATAGCCCTGCCGTTCTTCCTGCTGCCCATCTTAATCTTTGGCAAGAAGGTAAGGAAACATGGTGAGGCTACCCTGGTGCGCATGGCCCAGCTTACCGAGGCATTGAGAGAGATGCTTGCGGGAGTCCGCATAGTCAAGTCATACAAGATGGAACGTGAGGAGAGCCGTGAATTCCAGAGGATTAACGATGAATTTTTCCGGAATAGGATGCGGGTAAGTAAGGCGGCCATACTTAACGAGAGCACCAACCAGGCAATGTATGCCGTAGGGCTGGGCATGATGGTGATAATAGGGGGTTATGTGATGACAGCGGGCGGCGTGGGTCTGGGAGAACTTGGGGGGTTCATAGCCGCAAGTACACTCACCTTCAAGTCCACCAAGCTTCTCTCCCGGAGCTATTCAAGGCTCCAGGAGTCCCTGGCGGGGGCCGGACGGGTCTTCGAGCTGCTCGACCACGAGCCACAGATAAAGGACCACCCACAGGCCGTACCGCTCAACGGCGTGGAGAAGGAGATTGCCTTCAAAAACGTTGACTTCGCATACGATGACATAAAGGTGCTTTCCAACATAAACCTTACGGTGAAGAAAGGCCAGGCAGTGGCCATTGCAGGGGAGAGTGGTTCCGGCAAGAGCACGTTCCTGAATCTCATACCACGTTTCTACGAAAGCAGCCGCGGCACCGTGGAGATTGACGGGCAGGATGTGCGGTTCTTAAGGAGCGATTCCCTCCTGAATAACATTGCCATTGTTACACAGCAAACCTTTCTGTTTAACAGGAGCGTCGCAGACAACATCCGCTACGGTAAGAGGAATGCGAGTATGGCGGAGGTGGAGGCGGCGGCAAGGGCCGCATATATACATGACTTCATCAGCATGCTGCCAAAGGGTTATGACACAGAGGTAGGTGAGTTGGGAGTCAGGATGTCAGGAGGGCAGCGGCAGCGAATCGCTATAGCCAGGGCAATACTCAAGAACGCGCCTATCCTCATACTGGATGAGGCCACCAGCGCCCTCGACTCTGAATCAGAGAAGATTGTACAGGATGCCCTGGGCAACCTCATGAAAGGGAAGACCACCTTTGTGGTCGCCCACCGTCTATCCACGGTAAGAAATTGCGACAAGATAGTGGTACTTAACGAGGGCCGCGTAGTAGAGATGGGGACGCACGATGAACTTGTACAAAAGAGAGGCGAGTACTGGAGGCTCTATCAAATGCAAATAGAAGGATATGTCACACCCGACGGTAAAGGGTAA
- a CDS encoding DUF3365 domain-containing protein, which translates to MKLIITILSAIFLIEIVPAALGEEEIRHSTLGTAPKTVTKEAALYNLANELTELLESMRYVVAVNQVLINSCSEGHYDFKGLTPDLVVTKICNDFYPRTGIIIKQTSRMVRNPKNAPDKWEEKSLEMFDVLNYPKGTAHTEFTTRHGEEVYRFIKPIYITKTCLRCHGPRKEISEDLREYLDTHYPNDMSTGYKEGELRGGISITIPVAGQF; encoded by the coding sequence ATGAAACTCATAATTACCATTCTGTCCGCTATCTTTCTTATTGAAATAGTGCCCGCAGCCCTCGGTGAGGAGGAGATTCGTCACTCAACGTTGGGTACAGCACCAAAAACAGTGACAAAAGAGGCGGCGCTATACAATCTCGCCAACGAGCTAACAGAATTGCTGGAGTCTATGCGTTATGTTGTTGCAGTGAATCAGGTTCTGATAAATTCTTGTTCTGAGGGACACTACGACTTCAAGGGTCTTACTCCTGACCTCGTAGTCACCAAGATATGTAATGACTTCTATCCGAGGACAGGCATCATCATAAAGCAGACAAGCCGGATGGTACGGAACCCCAAGAACGCTCCGGACAAGTGGGAAGAAAAGTCCCTTGAGATGTTCGATGTCTTAAACTACCCGAAAGGGACGGCCCATACGGAGTTTACTACACGCCACGGGGAGGAGGTCTACCGCTTTATCAAGCCCATATACATCACCAAGACCTGCCTGCGATGTCATGGCCCAAGGAAAGAGATTAGCGAAGACCTTCGTGAGTATCTGGACACCCATTATCCCAACGACATGTCCACCGGTTACAAGGAGGGAGAACTCCGCGGAGGCATAAGCATAACCATACCGGTAGCCGGACAATTCTGA
- a CDS encoding HD domain-containing protein produces MKGITRFGRNTFLWFLLVALLPLTAVGVTTYIDLRLHIKGTAFDDLQHDAHKYRDHTQTFLNAWLWTAEAFCSDGFIKDAVLEITSGTGNKSDIVKQLNKHLRISKKDLYRDISEVFILDESGIVIASSNDVEVGENLSRMAYFRKPFINLEETGGKFAGEVESQAVPGRFHLVFSHILKDMDYQLPVGVLVMKVKLNSLQIITKPSVATFTDTTNTELLATAYITNKDGWLLAYSSPPGQETSSQHIDTKNVFRVFETGTESVGEYKNYLGTEVLGATLLVSETDWAVTTEINAHEILAPLRRLGYMFGGIAGFSLLLIFGLSFAISRGINKSIKELILGTERIATGDLDYKISLKRKDELRTLSDSFNTMTHSLKTSNEERERLFSVVEKAKIEWENTFDSIHDAILSCDANHKIIRVNRGASRILGIDLNELINMKWHDVVGKLSGFEQLARDALEGLEPLSREVCDREKDKTFLASIYPMVGNDGTFQGSVQILHDITDIKKAEIELEERRVIAMAKLAELAEKRDLETGHHLIRIRGYCQVLADELRKQPKYSGIIDDQFIKSLPDASMLHDIGKVGIPDSVLLKPGRLDPEEFAIIKTHTVTGDEVLAGPEYFKMAREICRHHHERYDGKGYPDGLKGEDIPLSARIVTLADTYDAIVSERPYSKSRTHEQARAIILQESGKQFCPDVVRAFIGRENDFRALSRSTPG; encoded by the coding sequence ATGAAGGGCATCACCCGCTTCGGCAGAAACACCTTTCTCTGGTTCTTGCTGGTAGCCCTCCTCCCGCTTACGGCCGTAGGTGTCACCACCTACATAGACCTTCGACTCCACATTAAGGGTACGGCATTTGATGATCTTCAGCATGATGCCCATAAATATCGTGACCACACTCAAACCTTCCTTAATGCGTGGCTCTGGACGGCTGAAGCCTTCTGTTCAGACGGCTTCATTAAAGACGCAGTCCTGGAAATTACCAGCGGTACGGGTAATAAGTCTGACATAGTTAAACAGTTAAATAAACACCTGCGCATAAGCAAGAAGGATCTTTACCGCGATATATCTGAGGTCTTCATACTTGATGAAAGCGGAATAGTCATCGCGTCCTCTAACGACGTGGAGGTAGGCGAGAACCTCTCAAGGATGGCTTATTTCAGGAAACCTTTTATCAATCTTGAGGAAACAGGCGGCAAGTTCGCGGGGGAGGTCGAATCACAAGCCGTCCCGGGCCGGTTTCATCTGGTATTTTCTCATATACTTAAAGACATGGACTACCAGTTGCCTGTAGGCGTCCTAGTGATGAAGGTCAAGTTAAACTCCCTTCAAATTATCACTAAACCCAGCGTCGCGACATTTACAGACACGACAAACACCGAATTGTTGGCCACGGCCTATATTACGAATAAAGATGGATGGCTATTAGCCTACTCCTCCCCTCCAGGTCAGGAAACGAGCAGCCAGCATATTGATACCAAGAACGTATTTCGCGTATTCGAGACGGGGACGGAATCGGTCGGAGAATACAAGAACTACCTGGGCACCGAGGTGCTGGGTGCCACGCTGCTCGTAAGTGAAACAGATTGGGCTGTGACTACAGAGATAAACGCGCATGAGATACTTGCGCCCCTGAGGAGACTTGGGTATATGTTTGGAGGTATTGCCGGTTTCTCACTACTACTCATATTCGGCCTGTCCTTCGCAATCTCCCGCGGCATAAACAAATCTATCAAAGAGCTTATACTCGGGACGGAAAGGATTGCAACGGGAGATTTGGATTACAAAATATCGCTGAAAAGAAAGGATGAGCTGCGAACGCTCTCTGATTCGTTCAACACTATGACGCATTCGCTAAAGACATCTAACGAAGAAAGGGAAAGGCTCTTTTCTGTCGTCGAGAAGGCGAAGATTGAGTGGGAAAACACCTTTGACTCCATCCATGACGCCATATTAAGCTGCGATGCCAATCACAAAATAATCAGGGTCAACCGGGGTGCGTCCAGGATACTCGGCATTGACCTGAACGAACTGATTAACATGAAATGGCATGACGTAGTGGGCAAGCTCTCCGGCTTCGAGCAACTGGCCCGGGACGCCCTGGAAGGTCTGGAACCATTGAGCCGAGAGGTGTGTGACCGTGAAAAGGACAAGACATTTCTGGCAAGCATATACCCCATGGTCGGCAACGATGGCACATTCCAGGGTTCTGTGCAGATACTGCACGACATCACCGATATTAAGAAGGCCGAGATAGAGCTTGAGGAACGGCGCGTAATCGCGATGGCAAAATTGGCGGAACTGGCCGAGAAAAGAGACCTGGAGACTGGCCACCACCTGATCAGGATCAGAGGCTACTGCCAAGTTCTGGCCGATGAGCTGAGGAAACAGCCCAAATACAGCGGTATCATTGATGACCAGTTCATAAAATCCCTGCCCGACGCCAGCATGCTGCACGACATAGGCAAGGTCGGGATACCCGACTCGGTGCTCTTAAAACCCGGACGCCTCGACCCGGAAGAGTTTGCGATTATAAAGACCCATACCGTTACGGGTGACGAGGTGCTCGCAGGGCCGGAGTACTTTAAGATGGCAAGGGAGATATGCCGGCATCACCACGAGAGGTACGACGGGAAGGGTTACCCGGACGGTCTGAAAGGAGAAGATATACCGCTTTCGGCCCGGATTGTCACACTTGCCGACACCTACGACGCCATTGTTTCAGAAAGGCCGTACAGTAAATCGAGGACACATGAGCAGGCCCGCGCCATAATCCTCCAGGAGTCGGGCAAGCAGTTCTGCCCCGACGTGGTCAGGGCCTTCATCGGCAGGGAGAATGACTTCCGGGCGCTGAGCAGAAGCACTCCCGGATGA
- a CDS encoding tetratricopeptide repeat protein produces MIKDPKCLCIVLLPMILLSSCWFSRNEEPLETPTFNPAEAALKLQKDPIMEPGGVEKHMSMGNKYYLMDRLDDAIKEYERALELNPNHIEAWYNLGIIYSRKGMQERAAAAWGRTLELDPSNADALSCLGLMYLEEGKPDKAISYLRRALTLNPRSVMAYYNLGDAYLARGEFRDAMGSYGKALDINRDFIDARLGLNRSLAGLGRVDKAVKDVKSIVAAHPELPEAHYTYGLLLEKQGFKEEAEKEFQEAERLTEALLPKPEEEEVEKEGEEKEIVEEVVEETTVTEKGGVVEKKEIEGKVELEEKSMAAGKEEVVEKGEIVEKQEITKKKGAKEEIEAQEQEEVVERSAVLYRGKIVEEGEVKEEGVLTEEAVE; encoded by the coding sequence ATGATAAAGGACCCGAAATGCTTGTGCATCGTGTTACTGCCGATGATATTGCTCTCGTCCTGCTGGTTCTCCAGGAATGAAGAGCCGTTGGAAACCCCCACCTTTAACCCCGCGGAAGCGGCCCTGAAACTTCAGAAAGACCCCATTATGGAGCCAGGCGGGGTAGAGAAGCACATGAGCATGGGTAACAAATACTATCTCATGGACAGGCTGGACGACGCCATCAAGGAATACGAACGGGCCCTTGAGTTGAACCCAAATCATATTGAGGCCTGGTATAACCTGGGCATCATATACAGCAGAAAAGGCATGCAGGAGAGAGCAGCTGCGGCCTGGGGAAGAACCCTGGAACTCGACCCGTCCAACGCTGACGCCCTTTCCTGCCTGGGACTCATGTACCTTGAAGAAGGAAAGCCGGACAAGGCCATTTCTTACCTGAGAAGGGCGCTGACGCTCAACCCCCGGAGTGTAATGGCATACTATAATCTCGGCGACGCCTATCTTGCCAGGGGGGAGTTTCGTGATGCCATGGGTTCTTACGGTAAGGCCCTGGACATTAACAGGGATTTTATTGACGCACGTCTGGGCCTGAACAGGAGCCTGGCCGGGCTGGGGAGGGTGGATAAGGCCGTAAAGGACGTTAAGTCCATCGTGGCCGCCCACCCCGAACTGCCGGAGGCCCACTATACCTACGGCCTGCTCCTGGAGAAGCAGGGGTTTAAGGAGGAGGCGGAAAAGGAGTTTCAGGAGGCTGAGAGGTTGACGGAGGCGTTACTCCCGAAACCCGAAGAAGAAGAAGTTGAGAAAGAAGGGGAGGAAAAGGAGATTGTGGAGGAGGTGGTGGAAGAAACCACGGTAACCGAGAAGGGCGGGGTTGTGGAGAAGAAGGAGATTGAAGGAAAGGTAGAACTCGAAGAGAAGTCCATGGCCGCGGGGAAGGAAGAGGTAGTGGAGAAAGGCGAGATTGTAGAGAAGCAAGAGATTACAAAGAAAAAGGGGGCCAAAGAAGAAATCGAGGCGCAGGAACAAGAAGAGGTCGTAGAGAGAAGCGCGGTCTTATACAGAGGCAAGATCGTTGAAGAAGGCGAGGTTAAGGAAGAAGGCGTTTTGACGGAAGAGGCGGTGGAGTAA
- a CDS encoding universal stress protein gives MRDIKKILCPVDYSVCSQEAFKYAVHIARTESAKLYLMHVIDVRSFGHESALDFNVPKPGDDAIKHIKEELSKKAADEVKGVDIETVVVVGVPVNDIVDTAKEKDVDLIVLGTHGRTGIPHLIIGSVAENVVRRAPCAVLTVRHA, from the coding sequence ATGCGTGACATAAAGAAGATACTGTGCCCCGTTGATTATTCTGTCTGTTCACAAGAGGCCTTTAAATATGCCGTACATATAGCACGCACTGAATCGGCAAAGTTGTACCTTATGCATGTCATCGACGTTCGCAGTTTCGGGCATGAGAGCGCGCTAGACTTTAACGTGCCCAAGCCCGGTGATGACGCGATAAAGCATATTAAAGAAGAGCTTAGCAAGAAAGCCGCCGATGAGGTGAAAGGGGTTGACATAGAGACGGTCGTTGTCGTTGGCGTGCCGGTAAATGACATCGTGGACACGGCGAAGGAAAAAGATGTTGACCTGATAGTGCTGGGCACTCATGGCAGAACGGGTATTCCCCATCTTATCATCGGCAGTGTGGCCGAAAACGTGGTGCGCAGGGCCCCCTGTGCGGTGCTTACCGTGCGTCATGCCTGA
- a CDS encoding universal stress protein, giving the protein MVSIKKILCPVDYSECSSEAMKYAAHIAAVEDAKVYLMHVVDVRSFGHESPLDLEIPEPTPENIERMRKELIEDLVHEKGGKKVEVEAIVVMGKPVTEIVNVAKEQEMDMIVMGTHGRTGIPHIIVGSVAENLVRKAPCPVLTVRLP; this is encoded by the coding sequence ATGGTGAGTATAAAGAAGATACTTTGCCCGGTAGATTACTCCGAATGCTCTTCGGAGGCAATGAAGTATGCGGCACACATTGCCGCTGTGGAAGATGCCAAGGTCTATCTGATGCACGTAGTAGATGTTCGCAGTTTTGGACATGAGAGCCCCCTTGACCTTGAAATACCCGAACCCACCCCGGAGAACATAGAGCGCATGAGAAAAGAACTTATTGAAGACCTTGTTCATGAGAAGGGAGGAAAAAAGGTAGAGGTAGAAGCCATCGTTGTGATGGGTAAACCTGTCACTGAGATCGTGAATGTTGCCAAGGAACAAGAGATGGATATGATAGTAATGGGTACACATGGCAGAACCGGGATACCCCACATAATTGTCGGCAGTGTGGCGGAGAATTTGGTGAGAAAGGCCCCCTGTCCCGTGTTGACTGTACGTCTTCCCTGA
- a CDS encoding universal stress protein, giving the protein MIKMKTILCPIDYSKGSLTALDYAVHIALRETAKLYLIHVIDIRYLEGYAPLEVANPDSETINRLKKELDEHVPEDARKKIDVESIVTVGIPVLEIVNATKEKEVDVIVMGTHGRTGIAHVIMGSVAENVVRRAPCAVLTVRQP; this is encoded by the coding sequence ATGATAAAGATGAAGACTATACTCTGCCCTATAGACTATTCCAAGGGCTCTTTAACGGCACTGGATTATGCCGTGCATATCGCACTCAGGGAGACCGCGAAGCTCTACCTCATACACGTGATTGACATCCGGTACCTGGAGGGTTATGCCCCGTTGGAGGTTGCCAACCCTGATTCTGAGACCATAAACCGTCTGAAAAAGGAGCTGGACGAGCATGTGCCTGAGGACGCAAGGAAAAAAATTGACGTGGAAAGTATTGTCACGGTAGGTATCCCGGTTCTGGAGATCGTAAATGCCACGAAAGAGAAAGAGGTTGACGTAATAGTAATGGGTACACACGGCAGGACGGGGATAGCGCACGTGATTATGGGTAGTGTAGCGGAGAACGTTGTAAGAAGGGCACCCTGCGCCGTTCTGACGGTGCGCCAGCCGTGA
- a CDS encoding universal stress protein, giving the protein MIKFKRILCAVDNSKCSLEALAHAMHYALKSSAELCILYVIDMRHFDDFPPFEFPGPGSQTVVRIEGNLARKIPDEVRSKIKVETVVTAGIPVQKILSVAKERNVDMIVMGTHGRMGVSHAFMGSVASSVLRKASCPVLTVRLSS; this is encoded by the coding sequence ATGATTAAATTTAAGAGGATACTGTGCGCGGTTGACAACTCAAAGTGTTCACTGGAGGCATTGGCACATGCAATGCACTATGCCTTAAAGAGTTCGGCGGAACTGTGTATACTCTATGTAATCGATATGCGCCACTTTGACGACTTTCCTCCTTTTGAGTTTCCCGGTCCGGGTTCGCAGACCGTGGTTCGTATCGAGGGAAATCTTGCCCGGAAGATTCCAGATGAAGTAAGGTCGAAGATAAAGGTGGAAACCGTTGTGACCGCCGGCATACCTGTTCAGAAAATATTGAGTGTAGCAAAGGAGAGAAACGTTGACATGATAGTGATGGGAACGCATGGCCGGATGGGTGTGTCACATGCGTTTATGGGCAGTGTGGCCTCCAGCGTATTGAGGAAGGCGAGCTGCCCCGTGCTTACCGTGCGGCTGTCATCTTAG
- a CDS encoding universal stress protein, with protein MITFKKILCPIDYSDCSAMALRYAAGLALKDSGRLYLMHTIDKRIYDYGGPIYEVQPSPDEETIARLKEKLAESVPKEIRGDIEIETIVSVGIPAQEIVNAAHEKEVDIIVMGTHGRTGVAHVVMGSVAENVTRKALCPVLTVRLAKK; from the coding sequence ATGATTACATTCAAGAAGATACTTTGTCCGATTGATTATTCTGATTGCTCGGCAATGGCGCTGAGATACGCGGCGGGTCTGGCGTTGAAGGATTCTGGCAGACTTTATTTGATGCACACGATTGACAAGCGTATATATGACTACGGGGGGCCTATATACGAGGTTCAGCCAAGTCCGGATGAAGAGACCATCGCGCGGCTGAAGGAAAAGCTGGCGGAGAGTGTGCCAAAGGAGATAAGGGGGGATATCGAGATCGAAACGATTGTCTCTGTAGGTATACCCGCTCAAGAAATTGTTAACGCCGCCCATGAGAAGGAAGTGGACATAATAGTAATGGGTACGCATGGAAGGACGGGCGTTGCGCATGTGGTCATGGGCAGCGTAGCGGAGAACGTTACAAGAAAGGCTCTCTGCCCCGTACTAACGGTACGCCTGGCCAAGAAATAG
- a CDS encoding cation:proton antiporter gives MNGLSFPVALSGHNFTAAKEYVGGAPGMDIWHSGPITDFLLAILILVVAGESGKHVARALKFPVVLGELLMGILLANVYFFSGWGFFELLQTTPSLKIPADFGTIILLLSVGLHTDLNKMLRAGSSSFLVALGGVIAPAGLGYLVAYFLLPDASFSTHIFLAITLSATSVGLTVRVFEELGKLQSNEARIIIGAAIIDDILVLIVLGIFSGMMLTGSLAVHSLAISGGMAVGFVGVVTVIALKLSKPFGNVVTRKFSEPMKVFLVVVICLLLAYLAESIGLATIVGSFGAGLLLRHIHMKDPDGDVHGLEEIVRPAYMVFVPIFFVYVGTQVRLESFLNWHSILIGFSITGAAILGKLFCSLCVVEKGVNRLAIGIGMIPRAEVTVTLAGIGITLGVLSEDLFSAIIMMVAIVAVMAPLLLKFVLRERSYAKVAMEAERPRSKA, from the coding sequence ATGAATGGCCTGTCATTCCCGGTAGCATTGAGCGGACATAATTTCACTGCCGCGAAGGAGTATGTGGGTGGTGCACCTGGGATGGATATATGGCATTCAGGGCCCATTACAGACTTCTTGCTGGCGATACTAATCCTTGTTGTGGCCGGGGAGAGTGGTAAGCACGTGGCCAGGGCGCTTAAGTTCCCGGTAGTCCTTGGTGAACTGCTTATGGGCATACTGTTGGCGAACGTGTATTTCTTCAGCGGATGGGGGTTTTTTGAGCTCCTGCAGACAACGCCCAGCCTGAAGATACCGGCGGATTTTGGCACCATAATACTTCTGCTGAGTGTCGGCCTGCATACGGACCTCAATAAGATGCTCCGGGCGGGGAGTTCGTCATTCCTTGTCGCTTTGGGAGGTGTAATTGCCCCTGCGGGACTGGGATATCTCGTTGCGTACTTTCTACTACCCGACGCCTCCTTCTCCACCCACATCTTTCTGGCGATAACCCTCAGTGCTACAAGTGTCGGGCTTACGGTAAGGGTGTTTGAGGAGCTGGGTAAGTTACAGAGCAACGAGGCGAGGATAATAATAGGAGCGGCTATAATCGATGACATCCTGGTGCTTATCGTCCTGGGCATTTTTAGCGGCATGATGCTTACCGGCAGCCTGGCCGTACACAGTTTGGCCATATCGGGCGGTATGGCGGTGGGGTTTGTGGGTGTGGTAACGGTGATAGCCCTGAAGTTAAGCAAACCCTTTGGAAACGTTGTGACCAGAAAGTTTTCTGAGCCAATGAAAGTGTTTCTCGTAGTAGTTATATGTCTCCTGCTTGCGTATCTGGCGGAGTCCATCGGGCTTGCTACAATAGTGGGGTCTTTTGGGGCGGGTTTGCTCCTCCGGCACATTCACATGAAGGACCCGGACGGAGACGTGCACGGCCTGGAGGAAATCGTGCGGCCTGCCTATATGGTATTTGTTCCCATCTTCTTTGTATATGTGGGTACGCAGGTGAGGCTGGAGAGCTTTTTGAACTGGCACTCCATACTCATTGGGTTTAGTATTACCGGGGCTGCCATACTGGGCAAGCTTTTCTGCAGTCTCTGCGTGGTGGAAAAGGGTGTAAACCGCCTCGCAATTGGCATCGGCATGATACCAAGAGCCGAGGTGACCGTGACCCTGGCCGGCATCGGGATTACTCTGGGAGTGTTAAGCGAGGACCTGTTTTCGGCTATAATAATGATGGTGGCAATTGTGGCGGTTATGGCACCTCTTTTGCTGAAATTCGTTCTCAGAGAACGATCTTATGCTAAAGTCGCAATGGAAGCGGAGAGGCCACGTTCTAAGGCTTAG